ACCGGCCATGCCGTCAAGGTCGCGGTGCCGGCATTGCCGGGTTCGGGCGAGGTGATCGTGCTTGCCGGCGACCTGCCTCTGGTCAGTGGAGAAGCTCTGTCGAAGCTCGTCGCCGATCACCGCGAGGCCGGGGCCGCCATGTCGCTGGCGTCGGCCAGGGTCTCCAACCCCTTCGGCTACGGCCGAATCGTCCGCGGTGACGACGGTGAGTTCCTCCGCATCGTCGAAGAGCTCGACGCCACCGACGAGCAGCGAGCGATCGACGAGGTCTTCCCGAGTGTCACCTGTGCCGGGGTCGGCGTGCTGGCGGACGCGCTCGGCAAGCTGTCCAACGACAACGCCAAGGGCGAGTACTACTTCACCGACCTCTTCGAGATCATCCGCAACGCGGGCGGACGCGTCATGGCCGTGCCGGCCCTCGGCGAGGACGACGTCATCGCGCCGAACAACCGGCACCAGCTCACGCTCGCCAATGCGGCGATGCAAGAGCGGCTGCAACACACGCTCGTCGAGACGTGCGACGTCTCGATCGTCGACCCGCGGACCACCTGGATCGAAGCGGGCGTGACGGCCGGTCGCGACACGGCCATCCTGCCTTTCAGCTTTGTCGGCGAAGGCGCAACGCTCGGCGCCGACTGCACGATCGGGCCGTTCGCCCGCATCGAGCCGGGCGGGATCGTCAAAGACGGCAGCATCGTCTCGGGCAACGTCAACCTGCCCGGCGCGATTCCTCAGGACGGAGGCCTTCCATGAGCACACTCACCACCGTTCGTCCCGACGAACCGGGTTTCGGCGACGGGTTCGGACACCGCGAGAACTTCGTCCTCTTCGCAGGCCGGGCCAACCAGCCGCTGGCGGAGAAGGTCGCCAAGTACCTCGACATCGAGCTGTCCAAGGCCGTCGTGCAGGCCTTTCCCGACGACGAGATCATCGTCAAGGTCGAAGACGACGTCCGCGGCAAGGACTGCTACATCCTCCAGCCGACCTGTGCTCCGGCTGGCGAGCACTTGCTCGAGTTGTTCATTTGGATCGACACGCTCAAGCGCGCCAGCGCCGGACGCGTCACGGCCGTGATTCCGTACTTCGGCTACGCCCGGCAAGACCGCAAGGACGAAGGCCGCGTCCCGATCACCGCCAAGCTGGTCGCCAATCTGCTCGAGCGGTCCGGCTGCGACCGCGTCGTCAGCGTCGACATGCACGCGGCACAGGTGCAGGGCTTCTTCGACATTCCCGTCGACCACCTCACCGCCGGGCCGGTCTTTGGAAGCTGGTTCGAGTCGCTGGGTATGAAGGGCGACCACGGCTGGGCGTTCGTCTCGCCCGACGTCGGCAACGTCAAGCGAGCCCAGATGTACGCCGACAAGCACGGCGGAACGCTGTCGATCATCGACAAGCGTCGCTACAGCGGCGACACCGCCGAAGCCGTCCACATCATCGGCGACGTCGAGGACAAGACCGTCGTCATGGTCGACGACATGATCTCGACCGCCGGCACCGTCGCCAGTGCGATGAAGATCCTGCGGGCGCACGGCGCGGGCGAGATCTTCATGGCCGCCACGCACGCCGTCCTTGCCGGGCCCGCCATCGAGCGGCTGGCCGACTGCGACTTCACGAACCTCGCCGTCACCGACACCATTCCGCTGGGCAACCGGGCCGACCCGATTCGGGACCGGCTGACGGTGCTGTCGGTCGCACCACTGCTGGGCGAGGCGGTCCGGCGGATCCATGAGAACAAGAGCGTCAGCGCCCTCTTTCAGGCGGGCGATCGGGCTCGCTAACTCGTCGCTGACTGCGATTTCTAACGACTTCAAGCACCTTTAAAGAGACTGAACATGAGCACTTCCCCTGTTGCACTGTCCGCCCAACCGCGCGAGCGGCTCGGCACCCGTGAAAGCCGTCGCCTGCGTCGTGACGGCAAACTGCCCGCCGTCGTCTACGGCCACGGCGAAGAGGCCCAGAGCGTCACGCTCGACCTCAAAGAAGCCGGCGACGCCATCAAGCACGGCGCACACCTGTTCGAGCTCAAGCTCGACGGCGGTGCCCAGCAGGTCCTGGTCAAGGACGTCCAGTACGACCACCTGGGCATCGAGATGCTGCACGTCGACCTCTTCCGCGTGAACCTCGACGAGGAGATCACCAGCGAAGTCGCCGTCGTGCTGACGGGCGACTCCAAGGGCGTGAAGGCCGGTGGCATCCTGACGCAGATGCGCGACTCGATCGAAGTCGTCTGCAAGGTGCGCGACCTGCCGGACGAGTTGTCGGCCAACGTCGCAGACCTCGACATCGGCGATGCGTTGCACGTGAGCCAGCTCACGCTGCCCGCCAACGTCTCGCTCCCGCCGAGCGATGCGGACTTCACGATCGCCATGATCGCCGCACCGAAGCTCAAGGGCGAAGACGTCGCCCCGGCCGACTCGAGCGAGCCGGAAATCATCGGCGAGAAGAAGGACGACGATCAGCCGGCCGGTGACGCTCCGGCGGGTGAGAAGGCCTAGGTCCGATGGTGGGCTGAGGCCTGTCCAACCGCGTCGTCATGAAACTCCTCGTCGGCCTCGGCAATCCCGGACGCGAGTACGCCCAGACCCGGCACAACGTCGGGTTTGAGGCGATCGACGTCCTTGCCGAGCGCTTGGCGTGGACGCCTGCGGGCGACTTCGATCGCCTGGCCCGACAGCGCTTCCAGTCGCTCACGTTCGAGGGCACGCTCGACACGTCCACCGGCAGCGAGAAGCTGCTGCTCATGAAGCCCATCACCTTCATGAATCTCAGCGGTCGGGCGGTGAAGGAGGCAATGAGCTTCTACAAGCTCACGCCGGCCGACCTGCTGGTCATCGTCGATGAGCTGGCCCTGCCGGTCGGCAAGCTCCGGCTCCGCAAGGACGGCTCGCCGGGTGGTCACAACGGCCTGAAGGACATCCAACGCGCCCTCGGCACGCCGGAGTACGCCCGACTCCGCGTCGGCATCGATCCGGCCCCGCCACCCGTCGCCGGCAAGGATTACGTGCTCGGCAAGTTCAGCCCGGAGCAACGCATCAAGATCGACAACGCGCTTCCGAAGGCGGCCGCGTGCTGCGTCACGTGGGTCGAGCACGGGGTGATGCGGGCGATGAACGAGTTCAACGGGTGACGACGCAGGGAGCTTTCCGGCCTACTCTCTCCGCCCGACTCCTCCTTCGCCGACGCCGTGTCGTCGGCAGCGGGACACGCGAGCCCGCTTCCACGAAGAAATCACCAACCAGATGTCCGACCAGCTCCGCAAATACGAAGGCCTGTTTCTCTTCGGCTCCTCCGCCTCGGCCAACAACGACGAGGCGATGAACGTCGTCCGCGGCTACATCGAAAAGCACGGCGGCAAGATCCACGTGCTCAAGAAGTGGGACGATCGCCGCCTCGCCTACGAAATCAAGAAGCAGAGCCGAGGCGTCTACTTCCTGAGCTTCTTCGAGGCCCCGCCAGCGGCTGTCGACCAGATCAACCGCGAGGTCAACCTCGGCGACCAGGTCCTCCGCTGCCTCATCACCGACGCCAGCCACCTGACCGCTGCCGAGGTCGAGGCCATGCAGCCGCAGAAGCCGCTGCCCCGCAAGAAGACCGAAGACGACGACGCGCCCGCCCCGCGTGCGCCCAAGTCCGACGACGCCGAGTCGTCCGACGACGCATCGGATGGTGACGACGACACCCCCAAGGACGAGTGATCTGCCGGCTGTGGCACTTCAGTGCCACTGTCTGCTCGCGACAGCTGCAACCCCTCTGCCATGGCCAGCTTCAACAAAGTCCTGCTGATGGGTAACCTGACCCGCGACCCGCAGTTGAAGTACCTGCCGAGTCAGACGGCCGTCTGTGAGTTCGGCATCGCCGCCAGCCGTAAGTTCCGCACGCAGGGCGGCGAGGACCGGGAAGAGGTCTGCTTCGTCGACTG
The Planctomycetota bacterium DNA segment above includes these coding regions:
- a CDS encoding NTP transferase domain-containing protein gives rise to the protein MSLSAVILAAGKSTRMKSALPKPLHEVCGKPMLGWLVDACIQAGAERIVLVVGHAKEQVIAGIQADTPAEHRDKLAFVEQSEQLGTGHAVKVAVPALPGSGEVIVLAGDLPLVSGEALSKLVADHREAGAAMSLASARVSNPFGYGRIVRGDDGEFLRIVEELDATDEQRAIDEVFPSVTCAGVGVLADALGKLSNDNAKGEYYFTDLFEIIRNAGGRVMAVPALGEDDVIAPNNRHQLTLANAAMQERLQHTLVETCDVSIVDPRTTWIEAGVTAGRDTAILPFSFVGEGATLGADCTIGPFARIEPGGIVKDGSIVSGNVNLPGAIPQDGGLP
- a CDS encoding ribose-phosphate pyrophosphokinase, producing the protein MSTLTTVRPDEPGFGDGFGHRENFVLFAGRANQPLAEKVAKYLDIELSKAVVQAFPDDEIIVKVEDDVRGKDCYILQPTCAPAGEHLLELFIWIDTLKRASAGRVTAVIPYFGYARQDRKDEGRVPITAKLVANLLERSGCDRVVSVDMHAAQVQGFFDIPVDHLTAGPVFGSWFESLGMKGDHGWAFVSPDVGNVKRAQMYADKHGGTLSIIDKRRYSGDTAEAVHIIGDVEDKTVVMVDDMISTAGTVASAMKILRAHGAGEIFMAATHAVLAGPAIERLADCDFTNLAVTDTIPLGNRADPIRDRLTVLSVAPLLGEAVRRIHENKSVSALFQAGDRAR
- a CDS encoding 50S ribosomal protein L25 translates to MSTSPVALSAQPRERLGTRESRRLRRDGKLPAVVYGHGEEAQSVTLDLKEAGDAIKHGAHLFELKLDGGAQQVLVKDVQYDHLGIEMLHVDLFRVNLDEEITSEVAVVLTGDSKGVKAGGILTQMRDSIEVVCKVRDLPDELSANVADLDIGDALHVSQLTLPANVSLPPSDADFTIAMIAAPKLKGEDVAPADSSEPEIIGEKKDDDQPAGDAPAGEKA
- the pth gene encoding aminoacyl-tRNA hydrolase, with amino-acid sequence MKLLVGLGNPGREYAQTRHNVGFEAIDVLAERLAWTPAGDFDRLARQRFQSLTFEGTLDTSTGSEKLLLMKPITFMNLSGRAVKEAMSFYKLTPADLLVIVDELALPVGKLRLRKDGSPGGHNGLKDIQRALGTPEYARLRVGIDPAPPPVAGKDYVLGKFSPEQRIKIDNALPKAAACCVTWVEHGVMRAMNEFNG
- the rpsF gene encoding 30S ribosomal protein S6, with product MSDQLRKYEGLFLFGSSASANNDEAMNVVRGYIEKHGGKIHVLKKWDDRRLAYEIKKQSRGVYFLSFFEAPPAAVDQINREVNLGDQVLRCLITDASHLTAAEVEAMQPQKPLPRKKTEDDDAPAPRAPKSDDAESSDDASDGDDDTPKDE